Proteins co-encoded in one Erwinia sp. genomic window:
- a CDS encoding hypothetical protein (ID:JIFNMEKO_01901;~source:Prodigal:2.6): MNQSGCSTNSQVVWPKLVDHYSGNATLTENGVAEASQASKYRFTVFAGSVAELTQLTVTSSDGQFSKSVDVTLYNYIFKYNYQIDANARQPNVVSGASYQFIVKAVASDNASDVQAVAGNTLNRSLDSTELATLTATDGKTDGTVATKSLISGSVKVTASGACQGFTLAGLEGTLTIRAMEYTDNMGVTAVKTDDPKFLLAPPDYALVMRCGSIVDSVKNTGNEGAGGTGGSEIVARNLRDVKSVKVTSGVWRSTSHISLTQMLFTYKDGTTVTCGNGASEISGQVTVKT, from the coding sequence ATGAATCAGAGCGGCTGTTCCACGAACAGTCAGGTCGTGTGGCCAAAATTAGTTGACCACTACAGTGGTAATGCAACGTTGACCGAAAATGGTGTTGCTGAGGCGAGTCAGGCGAGTAAATATCGTTTTACTGTATTTGCGGGTAGTGTGGCTGAATTGACCCAATTGACAGTGACAAGCAGTGATGGTCAGTTCAGTAAGTCAGTGGATGTGACGCTGTATAATTATATCTTCAAGTATAATTATCAGATTGATGCGAATGCACGCCAACCGAACGTGGTTTCAGGTGCAAGCTATCAGTTCATTGTCAAAGCGGTAGCTTCTGATAATGCCTCTGATGTCCAGGCTGTGGCCGGGAATACGCTGAACCGGAGTCTCGACAGTACTGAACTTGCCACGCTCACTGCCACTGACGGTAAAACAGATGGTACGGTCGCCACTAAATCGTTGATTTCTGGTAGTGTGAAGGTCACTGCATCAGGAGCTTGTCAGGGCTTTACCTTAGCAGGGCTGGAAGGGACGCTGACCATCAGGGCGATGGAATACACTGATAATATGGGTGTCACAGCAGTTAAAACTGATGACCCTAAATTCTTGCTTGCACCGCCTGATTATGCATTGGTGATGAGATGTGGTTCGATTGTCGACTCAGTCAAGAATACCGGTAACGAAGGCGCCGGAGGAACCGGAGGAAGCGAGATTGTGGCCCGTAACTTGCGTGATGTTAAGTCAGTCAAGGTGACTTCCGGAGTCTGGAGATCAACATCGCACATATCATTGACTCAAATGCTGTTTACTTATAAGGATGGCACAACTGTCACTTGTGGTAATGGTGCAAGTGAGATCTCCGGACAGGTGACAGTGAAAACTTAA
- a CDS encoding hypothetical protein (ID:JIFNMEKO_01902;~source:Prodigal:2.6) has product MAPDGTVIARDVADYRALSLVEAVIALRRHPFGLQAPEEPLHRGIIPAVTPATHALLYPTAPQSLPVLTAGIVAALIAVEHHACWLTPKLPVPSAML; this is encoded by the coding sequence GTGGCGCCGGATGGCACTGTAATAGCCCGTGATGTAGCTGATTATCGCGCTCTGAGCCTCGTTGAAGCTGTTATAGCCCTTCGTCGGCACCCATTCGGTCTTCAGGCTCCGGAAGAACCGCTCCATCGGGGCATTATCCCAGCAGTTACCCCGGCGACTCATGCTCTGCTTTATCCGACAGCGCCACAGAGCCTGCCGGTACTGACGGCTGGTATAGTGGCTGCCCTGATCGCTGTGGAACATCACGCCTGTTGGCTTACCCCGAAGCTCCCAGTGCCATCTGCAATGCTTTGA